TAGCGGGAAAAGCTAAAAACGTGGCCCTTACCGCTTGTATGAGAAAATTGTTGGTCATTCTGAATGCTATGTTGAAACATGGAACCCCGTGGAAAACTAATTTTATAATCTCCCCTTGACTTTTAAGACAGTTGCTTACAAAGGGAGGGAATTTGGGGGCTTACAAATGAGGGAAGCAAAAAACGTTGGAGGGAATAGGTTGGAGGCAGAAAAAATATCCTAAAAAAACAGAACAGACTAGACAAACCAAAAAAACAAGATGAGCCAGAAAAACTAAATCTGGAATTTATTGTAG
The window above is part of the Nitrospiria bacterium genome. Proteins encoded here:
- a CDS encoding IS110 family transposase, which encodes AGKAKNVALTACMRKLLVILNAMLKHGTPWKTNFIISP